AGGCATAGGTCCACGTCAATGTTCGCGCGCTGGCGCGCTATGGGAGCCGGCCCTGTATGGGGTTGCGGGGTCGAAGTGCGGCAGCGGCGGAGGGGGACTGGCGTGGACATAGCCCTGCTGTGGGCACAGGCTCGCGCGGGCGACGCGGGGTCGCGAGGCGCGCTCATTGAGCGCTACTCGGACCTCGCGGTGGGTATTGCCCGTTGCATGCGCATTTCAGCGGCATCCCTGGCGGACCGTGACGATGCCGCCTCCGCGGCGATGATCGGGCTCATTGGCGCGGTCGATCGTTTCGACCCGCGCCGCGGTGTTCCGTTCGAGGCATATGCCGCGCTGCGGATCCGCGGCGCGATCGTTGACGAGCTCCGTCGCGTGGACGAGCGAGGCCGTGCGGACCGCCGGCGCGAAGGCGCCGAGCTCGCGGTCTCCCTCGATTACCTAATGGAAAAGGGCGCGCACGTGGGTCCTGCTGTCGA
This portion of the Candidatus Limnocylindria bacterium genome encodes:
- a CDS encoding sigma-70 family RNA polymerase sigma factor, producing the protein MRISAASLADRDDAASAAMIGLIGAVDRFDPRRGVPFEAYAALRIRGAIVDELRRVDERGRADRRREGAELAVSLDYLMEKGAHVGPAVDDGFTERYEQEDLKTRVQDALGRLPARQREVIARYYGDELTLRETGAKMGVSEARACQLHGRA